A genomic stretch from Pelodiscus sinensis isolate JC-2024 chromosome 23, ASM4963464v1, whole genome shotgun sequence includes:
- the LOC112545885 gene encoding LOW QUALITY PROTEIN: kelch-like protein 6 (The sequence of the model RefSeq protein was modified relative to this genomic sequence to represent the inferred CDS: inserted 2 bases in 1 codon), whose protein sequence is MSLCHDWRTSAIGPSILFFKFKWFLLKKISMQNCIGLYRLAQAYNHQAMLHATVRVIILNFGRFCEDDDFLSLDLSTLITILSSNGLGVASELEVYKAVRRWLRFQPTTXLINELMRHVWLPLLTDRELVEVQLDSERLGDVQLHWKKLDSEERLHESGGFREGMYDELIACVDSQMWEDQELENDFLMGCYDPHVEKWETFPGLKHLTHPACVALVDKLYVSGGICRNSHLDALYEFNSFKGQWTELPSMSVPRATHGFVICNQRLYALGGWCVFHEFLNSAECFDIAEQVWTPISRMPFVLSRSASTVLKKKLYLLGGATGLTGFWQFHRGLLIYDISSNTWTQVSLDNGFFSAGAVSMTTGLYVIGGYTEKRTRDWLEGGLIPENRHCTRKCFFITEDGKVNEEVIVPKRPKGIASAAVVPWKKRIYVLGGENLTQCYKTIYYWEPGEPRWSKCPEDIPVSYEGASGFGCTTLKRPKKEILSLFEKTSVALIAVAGK, encoded by the exons ATGTCCTTGTGTCATGACTGGAGAACTTCAGCAATTGGTCCATCTATCCTCTTCTTTAAATTCAAGTG GTTTCTTCTGAAGAAGATTTCTATGCAGAACTGCATTGGGCTTTACAGACTCGCTCAGGCTTACAACCACCAAGCTATGCTTCACGCCACCGTGCGGGTCATCATCCTAAACTTTGGAAGGTTCTGTGAGGATGATGACTTTCTGAGTCTGGACCTCAGCACTTTAATCACTATCCTGTCTTCAAATGGTCTTGGAGTTGCTTCTGAGTTAGAAGTCTACAAGGCTGTGCGACGCTGGTTACGGTTTCAACCCACCAC GCTCATCAATGAGCTGATGAGACATGTCTGGCTTCCCCTCCTGACAGACAGAGAGCTTGTGGAGGTGCAGTTGGATTCAGAACGACTTGGAGATGTTCAGCTTCACTGGAAGAAGCTTGACAGTGAAGAGAGGTTGCATGAGAGTGGGGGATTCAGAGAGGGCATGTATGATGAACTGATAGCATGTGTAGATTCACAGATGTGGGAGGACCAAGAGTTGGAGAATGATTTTCTGATGGGCTGTTATGATCCCCATGTAGAAAAGTGGGAAACGTTTCCAGGCTTGAAACATTTGACACATCCAGCCTGCGTGGCGCTCGTAGACAAGCTCTATGTATCCGGAGGCATATGCAGGAATTCACATTTAGATGCATTGTATGAGTTCAACTCTTTTAAAGGCCAGTGGACAGAGCTTCCTTCAATGTCGGTGCCCCGTGCTACTCATGGATTTGTAATCTGTAATCAGCGGCTGTATGCTTTGGGAGGCTGGTGTGTATTTCATGAATTTCTCAATTCTGCAGAATGCTTTGACATAGCAGAACAGGTGTGGACTCCCATCTCCAGGATGCCTTTTGTGCTGAGCCGTTCTGCCTCCACAGTGCTCAAGAAGAAACTATACTTACTAGGAGGAGCCACAGGGCTGACTGGTTTTTGGCAATTTCATAGAGGGCTTCTGATCTATGACATAAGCTCCAACACATGGACTCAGGTGTCTCTTGACAATGGGTTCTTTTCAGCAGGTGCAGTTTCCATGACCACTGGGCTATACGTTATAGGGGGCTATACTGAAAAGAGAACCAGAGACTGGCTCGAGGGTGGTCTCATACCCGAAAACCGTCACTGCACTAGGAAGTGTTTCTTTATCACTGAGGATGGCAAAGTGAATGAGGAGGTGATTGTTCCAAAACGGCCAAAGGGAATTGCTAGCGCCGCTGTGGTCCCGTGGAAAAAGAGGATCTATGTGTTGGGTGGGGAAAATTTAACTCAATGTTATAAAACAATTTATTATTGGGAACCTGGTGAGCCCAGGTGGAGCAAATGCCCAGAAGATATCCCTGTCTCTTATGAAGGTGCCAGTGGCTTTGGTTGTACAACGCTGAAGAGACCCAAAAAAGAGATTCTTTCTCTTTTTGAAAAGACATCAGTAGCCCTAATAGCGGTTGCTGGGAAATAG